The DNA sequence GTTTCTCGGTGGCCTTCGCCTTCGCCATCGCCGCATTGCTCGGCGGTCGTCTCGATGCGGCGTGGGCACGCTGGTCGCGTCCGTGGACGATTGTTGCCTGGGCCTTCCTCGGCATCGGCATCACCCTCGGTTCGTGGTGGGCCTACTACGAACTCGGCTGGGGCGGCTGGTGGTTCTGGGACCCGGTGGAAAACGCCTCGTTCATGCCATGGCTGGTGGGCACGGCGCTGATTCACTCGCTGGCGGTCACGGAAAAACGTGGCGTGTTCAAGAGCTGGACGGTGTTGCTGGCGATTGCCGCGTTCTCCCTCAGCCTGCTCGGTACTTTCCTCGTGCGTTCCGGCGTGTTGACCTCGGTACACGCGTTTGCCTCCGATCCCGAGCGCGGCGTGTTCATCCTGATCTTCCTGCTGTTTGTGGTGGGTGGTTCGCTGACCCTGTTTGCCCTGCGTGCGCCAGTGGTCAAGAGCCAGGTCGGCTTCAACCTGTGGTCGCGGGAAACCCTGCTGCTGGGCAACAACCTGGTGCTGGTGGTGGCCGCGTCGATGATCCTGCTCGGCACGCTGTATCCGCTGATTCTCGATGCGATCAGCGGCGCCAAGCTGTCGGTCGGCCCGCCGTACTTCAACGCGCTGTTCATTCCGTTGATGGCGCTGTTGATGCTGGTAATGGCGGTCGGTGTGATCGTGCGCTGGAAAGACACCCCGGTGAAATGGCTGGTGAGCATGCTGACCCCGGTGCTGCTGGGCAGCGTTGCGCTGGCGGTGGTGGCCGGTGTCGCTTACGGTGATTTCAACTGGGCGGTGATCGCGACGTTCCTGCTCGCGGCCTGGGTGTTGCTGGCCGGTGTGCGCGACATCTTCGACAAGACCCGCCACAAAGGCCTGATCAAAGGCCTGCCGACCCTGACCCGCAGTTACTGGGGCATGCAGATCGCGCACCTCGGCATCGCCGTCTGCGCGCTGGGCGTGGTGTTGTCGAGCCAGAACAGTGCCGAGCGCGACCTGCGTCTGGCACCGGGCGAGTCAATGGACCTGGCCGGTTATCAGTTCGTGTTCGAGGGCGCCAAGCACTTTGAAGGCCCGAACTTCACCTCCGACAAGGGCACCGTCCGGGTGATCCGCAACGGTCAGGAAGTCAGCGTGCTGCACCCGGAAAAACGCTTGTACACCGTGCAGAACTCGGTGATGACCGAGGCCGGGATCGACGCCGGTTTCACCCGCGACCTCTACGTCGCACTGGGCGAACCGCTGGGCGATGGCGCCTGGGCGGTGCGGGTGCATGTGAAGCCGTTCGTACGCTGGATCTGGTTCGGCGGTCTGTTGACCGGTTTCGGTGGGTTGCTGGCGGCGCTGGATCGGCGTTACCGGGTCAAGGTCAAAGCCAAAGTGCGTGAAGCGCTGGGCATGGAAGGAGCCGCTGCATGAGACGTTGGTTGATGCTGGTGCCATTGGCGATTTTCCTGCTGGTGGCCGTATTCCTTTATCGCGGTCTGTACCTGGATCCGGCGGAGTTGCCGTCGGCGATGATCAACAAGCCGTTCCCGGAGTTTTCCCTGCCGGCGGTGCAGGGCGACAGGACCCTGACCCGCGCTGACATTCTCGGCAAACCGGCACTGGTCAACGTCTGGGGTACCTGGTGCATTTCCTGTCGGGTCGAGCACCCGGTGCTGAACAAACTCGCCGAGCGCGGCGTGGTGATCTACGGCATCAACTACAAGGACACCAACGCCGATGCGCTGAAGTGGCTGGCCGAGTTCCACAACCCGTATCAACTCGACATCCGCGACGACGAAGGCTCCCTGGGCCTGAACCTCGGGGTGTACGGCGCGCCGGAAACCTTCTTCATCGACGCCAAGGGCATCATCCGCGACAAGTACGTCGGGGTGATCGACGAGCAGGTCTGGCGGGAAAAACTGGCGGCCAAGTATCAGGCGCTGGTCGATGAGGCCAAGCCATGAAGCGCTTTTTAGCCGCCATGGTGCTGGGCTTGAGCCTGGCAGGCGTGGCCCACGCCGCCATCGACACCTACGAGTTTGCCAAGGAAGGCGATCGCGAGCGTTTCCGCGAGCTGACCAAGGAACTGCGCTGCCCCAAGTGCCAGAACCAGGACATTGCCGACTCCAATGCACCGATTGCTGCCGACCTGCGCAAAGAGATTTTCCGCATGCTCGGCGAGGGCAAGGACAATCAGCAGATCATCGACTTCATGGTCGATCGCTACGGTGATTTCGTCCGCTACAAACCGGCGCTCAATGCCAAGACCGCGCTGCTGTGGTTTGGCCCTGCGGGACTGCTGCTGGGCGGTTTCGTGGTGATTGCCGTGATCGTCCGCCGCCGTCGCGGGCAACGCGCCGAGACGCCGCAATCGCTGTCCCCTGAAGAGCGTCAGCGCCTCGACCAACTGTTGGATAAAAACCAAGAATGATTGATTTCTGGCTTGCCGCAGGGCTGTTGCTTCTGGTCGCCCTGAGTTTTCTGCTGATCCCCGTCCTGCGCGAACGTCGCGCCCAGCGTGAAGAGGATCGAACCGCTCTCAACGTCGCCCTGTATCAGGAACGCGTCGCCGAGCTGCAATCGCAGCAGGCCGAAGGCGTGCTCGATGCTGCGCAAATGGACAGTGGCCGTGCCGAAGCGGCGCGGGAGCTGTTGGCCGATACCGAAGGTGTGGCGCCGGCGCGGGTTTCGCGTTTGGGCAAGCCGTTGCCGCTGCTGGCAGCCGTACTGGTGCCGGTGCTGGGCCTCGGTCTGTACCTGCACTTTGGCGCGAGCGACAAGGTCGAACTGACCCGCGAGTTCGCCCAGGCGCCGCAGTCGATGGAAGAGATGACTCAGCGTCTGGAGCGTGCAGTCGCGGC is a window from the Pseudomonas gozinkensis genome containing:
- a CDS encoding heme lyase CcmF/NrfE family subunit, with amino-acid sequence MTSSIFIPELGHLAMILALCFALVQAVVPLLGAWRGDRLWMGLAQPAAWGQFAFLLFAFGCLTYAFMTDDFSVAYVAMNSNSALPWYYKFSAVWGAHEGSLLLWALILGGWTFAVSVFSRQLPQVMLARVLAVMGMISTGFLLFLILTSNPFSRILPQIPADGRDLNPLLQDIGLIVHPPMLYMGYVGFSVAFAFAIAALLGGRLDAAWARWSRPWTIVAWAFLGIGITLGSWWAYYELGWGGWWFWDPVENASFMPWLVGTALIHSLAVTEKRGVFKSWTVLLAIAAFSLSLLGTFLVRSGVLTSVHAFASDPERGVFILIFLLFVVGGSLTLFALRAPVVKSQVGFNLWSRETLLLGNNLVLVVAASMILLGTLYPLILDAISGAKLSVGPPYFNALFIPLMALLMLVMAVGVIVRWKDTPVKWLVSMLTPVLLGSVALAVVAGVAYGDFNWAVIATFLLAAWVLLAGVRDIFDKTRHKGLIKGLPTLTRSYWGMQIAHLGIAVCALGVVLSSQNSAERDLRLAPGESMDLAGYQFVFEGAKHFEGPNFTSDKGTVRVIRNGQEVSVLHPEKRLYTVQNSVMTEAGIDAGFTRDLYVALGEPLGDGAWAVRVHVKPFVRWIWFGGLLTGFGGLLAALDRRYRVKVKAKVREALGMEGAAA
- a CDS encoding DsbE family thiol:disulfide interchange protein — protein: MRRWLMLVPLAIFLLVAVFLYRGLYLDPAELPSAMINKPFPEFSLPAVQGDRTLTRADILGKPALVNVWGTWCISCRVEHPVLNKLAERGVVIYGINYKDTNADALKWLAEFHNPYQLDIRDDEGSLGLNLGVYGAPETFFIDAKGIIRDKYVGVIDEQVWREKLAAKYQALVDEAKP
- a CDS encoding cytochrome c-type biogenesis protein yields the protein MKRFLAAMVLGLSLAGVAHAAIDTYEFAKEGDRERFRELTKELRCPKCQNQDIADSNAPIAADLRKEIFRMLGEGKDNQQIIDFMVDRYGDFVRYKPALNAKTALLWFGPAGLLLGGFVVIAVIVRRRRGQRAETPQSLSPEERQRLDQLLDKNQE